The Streptomyces sp. Mut1 genome window below encodes:
- a CDS encoding DUF2797 domain-containing protein, with protein sequence MDWQCTGLRWPEASGGPALGWRKGTRTRASALAYGTEFGLRAAGERRCAGARGHACPLGAVVPAHSTGGRCPECGRLDRAHSVAADTIPDDPRTYRVYLAWFGTGMVKVGITAEGRGAARLREQGAVVFSWLGRGPLMAARRVEELLRAALGVPDRIPYARKRAVRAELPDEAVRAAEVAELYGKAAALEGGGWPEALERLPFEAVDHAGIFGLGAVSAPGRAVTGLADGGTVAGLLVAAAGPDLHLDTGADGVVVLDTRLMTGWTLAAAGADAGVSVPAVALGGGAAQDGLF encoded by the coding sequence ATGGACTGGCAGTGCACCGGCCTCAGGTGGCCCGAGGCGTCCGGCGGCCCCGCGCTCGGCTGGCGCAAGGGGACACGGACGCGGGCGAGCGCCCTGGCGTACGGGACGGAGTTCGGCCTCCGGGCGGCCGGTGAGCGGCGCTGCGCCGGGGCCCGGGGCCACGCCTGCCCGCTGGGGGCCGTGGTCCCGGCACACAGCACGGGCGGGCGCTGCCCCGAGTGCGGGCGGCTCGACCGGGCGCATTCGGTGGCCGCCGACACGATCCCGGACGACCCGCGCACGTACCGCGTGTACCTGGCCTGGTTCGGGACCGGGATGGTGAAGGTCGGGATCACCGCCGAGGGGCGCGGCGCGGCCCGGCTGCGGGAGCAGGGGGCGGTGGTCTTCAGCTGGCTGGGGCGCGGCCCGCTGATGGCGGCGCGCCGGGTCGAGGAGCTGCTGCGGGCGGCGCTCGGGGTGCCGGACCGCATCCCGTACGCCCGCAAGCGGGCGGTGCGGGCGGAGCTGCCGGACGAGGCGGTACGGGCCGCCGAGGTGGCGGAGCTGTACGGGAAGGCGGCGGCCCTGGAGGGCGGCGGCTGGCCGGAGGCGCTGGAGCGGCTGCCGTTCGAGGCGGTCGACCACGCGGGGATCTTCGGGCTCGGGGCGGTGTCCGCGCCGGGCAGGGCGGTGACCGGCCTGGCGGACGGCGGCACGGTCGCGGGCCTGCTGGTCGCGGCGGCCGGACCCGACCTCCACCTGGACACGGGCGCGGACGGCGTCGTCGTCCTCGACACCCGGCTGATGACCGGCTGGACGCTGGCGGCGGCCGGCGCGGACGCCGGGGTGAGCGTGCCGGCCGTCGCGCTGGGGGGCGGGGCGGCGCAGGACGGGCTGTTCTGA
- the sigJ gene encoding RNA polymerase sigma factor SigJ, with the protein MDLTVQDVDRFEAARPRLEAIAYRLLGSASEAEDAVQDTFLRWQAADTGRIEVPEAWLTKVLTNLCLNQLTSARARRETYVGQWLPEPLLAGDAMLGPADTAEQRESVSYAVLTLMERLAPRERAVYVLREAFGYPHREIAEILDLTESAVQQVHHRAKKHIADGRTRTEVDESAARRVIEEFLLAAAGGRTEPLVKLLTSDAFSVGDGGGKVPARTKPFEGAKAVATFMRGLLKPGKAKTAVTGGSVGLYVTSANGSTAVVAAVGERVIGVMCLEVTPEGIHSFRNQANPDKLERATRQWAAMEHGKPLLTAF; encoded by the coding sequence ATGGACCTGACGGTGCAGGACGTGGACCGGTTCGAGGCGGCCAGGCCCCGCCTGGAGGCCATCGCCTACCGCCTCCTGGGCTCGGCGAGCGAGGCCGAGGACGCCGTGCAGGACACCTTCCTGCGCTGGCAGGCCGCCGACACCGGGCGGATCGAGGTCCCCGAGGCCTGGCTGACGAAGGTCCTCACCAACCTCTGCCTCAACCAGCTCACCTCGGCCCGCGCCCGGCGCGAGACGTACGTCGGGCAGTGGCTGCCCGAACCGCTGCTCGCCGGGGACGCCATGCTCGGCCCCGCAGACACGGCCGAGCAGCGCGAGTCGGTCTCGTACGCCGTGCTCACGCTCATGGAGCGGCTGGCCCCGCGCGAGCGGGCGGTGTACGTGCTGCGCGAGGCGTTCGGCTATCCGCACCGGGAGATCGCCGAGATCCTGGACCTCACGGAGTCGGCCGTCCAGCAGGTCCACCACCGGGCGAAGAAGCACATCGCGGACGGCAGGACGCGCACCGAGGTGGACGAGTCCGCCGCTCGCCGGGTCATCGAGGAGTTTCTGCTCGCCGCCGCGGGCGGCCGTACCGAACCGCTCGTGAAGCTGCTGACCTCGGACGCCTTCTCGGTCGGGGACGGCGGCGGGAAGGTGCCGGCCCGCACCAAGCCGTTCGAGGGCGCGAAGGCCGTCGCGACGTTCATGCGGGGGCTGCTCAAGCCGGGCAAGGCCAAGACCGCCGTCACCGGGGGCTCCGTCGGCCTGTACGTCACGAGCGCCAACGGCTCCACCGCGGTCGTCGCGGCCGTCGGCGAGCGGGTCATCGGCGTCATGTGCCTGGAGGTCACCCCCGAGGGCATCCACTCGTTCCGCAACCAGGCCAACCCGGACAAGCTCGAACGGGCGACCCGGCAGTGGGCGGCCATGGAACACGGGAAGCCGCTGCTCACAGCCTTCTGA
- a CDS encoding amidohydrolase family protein yields MGDDHDDVVRFWQRLGLPGIIDVHTHFMPERVLRKVWAYFDSAGPLTGLEWPITYRHEEDERLALLRSFGVLRFTSMLYPHKPSMAAWLNAWAADFAARTPDCLHTATFFPEPEAERYVREAVEAGARVFKAHLQVGAYDPNDPLLDPVWGLLAEAGVPVVTHCGSGPAPGKHTGPDPMARVLARHPRLPLIVAHMGMPEYAEFLTLAETYPEVRLDTTMAFTDFTEEFSPFPRAAHGRLAALGDRVLLGTDFPNIPYPYAHQLHALERLGLGDDWLRAVCHDNAKALFEI; encoded by the coding sequence ATGGGTGACGATCACGACGACGTGGTGCGCTTCTGGCAGCGGCTCGGGCTGCCCGGGATCATCGACGTCCACACGCACTTCATGCCGGAGCGGGTGCTGCGCAAGGTCTGGGCGTACTTCGACTCGGCGGGCCCGCTGACCGGCCTGGAGTGGCCGATCACCTACCGGCACGAGGAGGACGAACGGCTCGCGCTGCTCCGCTCGTTCGGCGTGCTCCGTTTCACCTCGATGCTCTACCCGCACAAGCCGTCGATGGCTGCCTGGCTCAACGCCTGGGCGGCCGATTTCGCCGCCCGGACCCCCGACTGCCTGCACACCGCGACCTTCTTCCCCGAGCCGGAGGCGGAGCGGTACGTACGGGAGGCCGTGGAGGCGGGGGCGCGGGTCTTCAAGGCGCACCTCCAGGTCGGCGCGTACGACCCGAACGACCCCCTGCTCGATCCGGTCTGGGGCCTGCTCGCGGAGGCCGGCGTCCCGGTCGTGACGCACTGCGGCTCCGGCCCCGCCCCCGGCAAGCACACCGGCCCGGACCCCATGGCCCGCGTCCTCGCCCGCCATCCCCGCCTCCCCCTGATCGTGGCGCACATGGGGATGCCGGAGTACGCCGAGTTCCTGACGCTCGCGGAGACGTACCCGGAGGTCCGGCTGGACACGACGATGGCGTTCACGGACTTCACGGAGGAGTTCTCCCCGTTCCCGAGGGCGGCGCACGGGCGGCTCGCGGCGCTCGGCGACCGCGTCCTGCTGGGCACGGACTTCCCGAACATCCCGTACCCGTACGCCCACCAGCTGCACGCCCTGGAGCGGCTGGGACTCGGTGACGACTGGCTGCGGGCGGTCTGCCACGACAACGCGAAGGCGCTGTTCGAGATCTGA